A section of the Malus sylvestris chromosome 17, drMalSylv7.2, whole genome shotgun sequence genome encodes:
- the LOC126610303 gene encoding receptor-like protein kinase FERONIA isoform X1 translates to MKNIPYLSSMFLHMILTVLVAGDDSPPAYPPGDVITIKCGSMIAIACGHTGPQILDDRSWTGDRHSIYSEERQAGNTSITREAPLSSSSSASQVPYTRARLSRFEFTYRFSFNTTGQKFIRLYFYPASYPDFNRSQALFSVKAGGFTLLHNFNASAIADVYGEETLYREFCLNIDDQEQSLNITFTPTRAASPDAYAFINGIEIVDMPSNLYYTESQSPSGVSYVGTRGKKFLRIENNTALEMVYRLNIGGDPISDTGLFFRLYRNWDGVAEEENYLDALSLRLSGRLQSPSVSLNFSIIREYTAPLEVYQTGRSGSRPEASARPYNLTWEFPVDSKFSYLVRMHFCEFQSDRGNRNGSGDFQIYIANQTAEERANIFLWSGGYGIPVYRDYVVSMVGPESMHGKTNLSIALNDLHSYATLNGLEVFKLNDSNGNLGGLNPSPPPSEPVEPQSPSTARVLGIAAGLVSGILVTISVLGFFIFMQRRKAKSSSANNGTTKLTKIQGPPVPLYLCPYFSLADIKAATENFNVTFIIGVGGFGTVYRGCIGDGVATSDVAIKRLKPNSSQGVHEFKTEIELLSQLRHRHLVSLIGYCTDEYEMILVYDYMPRGTLASHLYHTNKPALSWEQRLLICIGTARGLQYLHSEAKSTIIHRDVKSTNILLDEKWVAKVSDFGLSKMGMTTMSKTHISTAVKGSFGYLDPEYYRRRQLTEKSDVYSFGVVLWEVLCGRPSLMHTVETRRKNLAEWAKSCHGDGTLDQIIDRNLKGKIEPESLNKFIEIAMSCIHDKGIERPSMNEVVRGLELALQLHRKSIGSNADNEVTFLNDGGVSTEQGFASNESVQCISATIFSEINDPIGR, encoded by the coding sequence ATGAAGAACATCCCTTACTTGTCATCCATGTTTCTACACATGATCCTCACGGTACTTGTGGCCGGAGACGACTCGCCGCCTGCCTACCCTCCTGGCGATGTGATCACCATTAAATGTGGGTCTATGATCGCCATTGCATGTGGGCATACCGGCCCCCAAATTCTTGACGATCGATCTTGGACTGGAGATAGGCACTCAATATATTCAGAAGAACGTCAAGCTGGTAACACATCCATCACCAGAGAAGCCCCTTTgtcgtcctcctcctccgccaGTCAAGTTCCTTACACCAGGGCACGTCTTTCTCGCTTTGAATTTACTTACAGATTTTCCTTTAATACCACAGGCCAAAAGTTCATCCGCTTGTATTTCTATCCAGCTTCGTATCCCGACTTCAACCGCTCCCAAGCGCTCTTTTCTGTCAAAGCCGGTGGCTTTACCCTTCTCCACAATTTCAATGCTTCGGCCATCGCAGATGTGTATGGGGAAGAGACGTTGTACAGAGAGTTCTGTTTGAACATTGACGATCAAGAGCAAAGCTTGAACATCACATTTACTCCAACCAGAGCGGCAAGCCCAGATGCATACGCATTTATCAACGGAATTGAGATTGTAGACATGCCAAGCAATCTCTACTACACCGAATCCCAGAGCCCCAGTGGGGTTTCTTATGTTGGTACTCGAGGAAAGAAGTTTCTTCGAATAGAAAACAACACTGCTCTAGAGATGGTCTACCGCTTGAACATCGGTGGAGACCCAATTTCGGACACTGGATTGTTCTTCAGATTGTACCGCAACTGGGATGGTGTGGCAGAGGAGGAAAATTATTTAGATGCATTAAGTTTACGTTTAAGCGGTCGACTACAAAGCCCTTCGGTTAGTCTCAACTTTTCCATAATACGAGAGTACACTGCACCAttggaagtttaccaaacagGCCGGTCAGGGAGCAGACCGGAAGCAAGTGCACGGCCGTACAACCTCACCTGGGAATTCCCTGTAGATTCCAAGTTTTCTTACCTGGTTAGGATGCATTTTTGTGAGTTCCAATCTGACAGAGGCAACCGGAACGGATCTGGAGACTTTCAAATTTACATAGCCAACCAAACAGCTGAAGAAAGAGCCAACATCTTCTTATGGAGTGGTGGATATGGGATTCCAGTGTACAGAGACTACGTTGTGTCAATGGTTGGCCCTGAAAGCATGCATGGCAAAACAAATCTTTCTATCGCACTAAATGACTTACACAGTTATGCAACCTTAAATGGGCTTGAAGTCTTTAAACTGAATGACTCAAATGGCAATCTCGGCGGACTGAACCCCTCCCCACCTCCATCAGAACCAGTGGAGCCACAAAGCCCCTCAACTGCTCGTGTGCTAGGCATCGCTGCCGGTCTAGTTTCCGGCATACTTGTCACGATCTCTGTCCTCGGattcttcattttcatgcaacGACGGAAAGCCAAGTCCTCGAGCGCCAATAACGGGACGACCAAATTAACAAAGATCCAGGGGCCCCCTGTACCGCTTTATTTGTGTCCATACTTTTCACTTGCAGATATAAAAGCAGCCACTGAAAACTTCAATGTCACGTTCATTATAGGAGTGGGAGGCTTTGGAACCGTGTACAGAGGATGCATCGGTGACGGTGTGGCGACCTCCGATGTCGCCATCAAACGCCTGAAACCTAACTCATCACAGGGAGTCCACGAGTTCAAGACAGAAATCGAGCTGCTCTCCCAACTCCGCCACCGCCATCTGGTGTCTCTGATCGGATATTGTACGGATGAATACGAGATGATCTTGGTATACGATTACATGCCACGTGGGACCCTCGCCAGCCATCTCTACCACACTAACAAGCCAGCTCTTTCCTGGGAGCAGCGGCTTCTGATCTGTATTGGCACGGCTCGTGGGTTGCAGTACCTTCACAGTGAGGCCAAGAGCACCATCATCCACCGTGACGTAAAGAGCACCAACATCTTGTTGGATGAGAAATGGGTGGCCAAGGTTTCGGATTTTGGATTGTCGAAAATGGGCATGACAACCATGTCCAAGACCCACATCAGCACGGCCGTGAAAGGCAGTTTCGGATATTTGGACCCTGAATACTACAGACGACGGCAGCTGACTGAGAAGTCCGATGTGTACTCATTCGGTGTTGTGTTGTGGGAGGTATTGTGTGGGAGGCCCTCTCTGATGCATACGGTGGAGACGAGGCGCAAGAACTTAGCTGAGTGGGCAAAGAGTTGTCATGGAGATGGGACGCTTGATCAAATCATTGACCGCAATTTGAAGGGTAAGATTGAACCCGAGAGCTTAAATAAGTTCATTGAGATTGCTATGAGTTGCATTCATGATAAAGGAATCGAACGACCCTCGATGAATGAGGTTGTGAGGGGGCTTGAGCTTGCATTGCAGCTTCATCGAAAGAGCATTGGAAGTAATGCTGACAATGAGGTTACCTTCTTAAACGACGGTGGCGTTAGTACTGAGCAAGGTTTTGCTAGCAATGAATCCGTCCAATGTATATCTGCAACAATCTTCTCTGAGATCAACGATCCGATTGGAAGATGA
- the LOC126610307 gene encoding receptor-like protein kinase FERONIA, translating to MIPTLLVAQDDLPPVYTPVDFITVACGYTGPLMQDKKYWTGDMYSIYSPLEEPQAASKSIVREAPPSSTSSFIKVPYTWARLSHSEFTYRFSFKTAGQKFVRLYFRSVSYGPNFERSKALFSVKAGGFTLLHDFNASVTDANGVDTLYREFCLNVEDTKSLNITFAPSMAASPDAYAFINGIEIVSMPSNLYYTPAPSSNRHNKKVCTEENKFRIENNTALETLYRINIGGPQILFTQDTGMYRRWDGLEVEINYLQPLRSVSSHLQEFGSQPDFAVIPAYAAPEQVYQTGLSISAESEPTWNIGYNLTWDFPVDSKFSYLIRLHFCSWQEPGEEFQIYIDKQTVEERADIFFWTCDRGHGHGRGIPVYKDYVVSMVGPESMGKKTNLSIALKDKYNKGILLNGLEIFKLNDSNGNLGGPNHVPAPSKPVESQSSPNNSSKKTVFEIVAGEVAGILVLIFILGFLIFRLLWKAKSSGANCRTTKSTMTCRSTLPSDLCLYLSLKEIKSATKNFNDMCIIGVGGFGNVYKGCISDGETTTVAIKRLKPESSQGAHEFKTEIELLSQLRHRHLVSLIGYCTDEDEMILVYDYMARGTLASHLYHTNNPPLSWAQRLLICIGAARGLHYLHCGTKGTIIHRDVKSTNILLDEKWVAKVSDFGLSKMGMTTASKTHMSTMVKGSFGYLDPEYFRLQQLTVKSDVYSFGVVLFEVLCGRPALMHTVETRQMSLAEWARTCHGDGALDQIIDPNLKGEIEVKCLNVFVDIAMSCIHDKGIERPSMNDVVNTLEFVLQLHQSCLERNSHK from the coding sequence ATGATCCCTACCTTGCTCGTGGCCCAAGACGACTTGCCGCCTGTATACACTCCAGTCGACTTTATCACTGTTGCATGCGGCTATACGGGCCCCCTAATGCAAGATAAGAAATATTGGACTGGAGATATGTACTCGATATACTCCCCCTTAGAAGAACCCCAAGCCGCTAGCAAATCCATTGTTAGAGAAGCCCCTCCATCGTCCACCTCCTCCTTCATCAAAGTGCCTTATACCTGGGCACGGCTTTCTCACTCTGAATTTACTTACAGATTTTCCTTCAAAACTGCCGGCCAAAAGTTCGTCCGGTTGTATTTCCGCTCGGTTTCTTATGGCCCTAACTTCGAACGCTCCAAAGCACTATTCTCTGTCAAAGCCGGTGGCTTTACCCTTCTCCACGACTTCAATGCTTCAGTCACAGATGCTAATGGGGTTGACACTTTGTACAGAGAGTTCTGTTTGAACGTTGAAGACACAAAGAGCCTGAACATCACATTTGCTCCAAGCATGGCAGCAAGTCCAGATGCGTATGCCTTTATCAACGGAATCGAAATTGTATCCATGCCGAGCAATCTTTACTACACTCCTGCCCCAAGCTCCAATAGGCACAACAAGAAAGTATGCACCGAAGAAAACAAGTTTCGCATAGAGAACAACACTGCCCTAGAGACGCTCTACCGAATAAACATCGGTGGACCACAAATCTTATTCACTCAAGACACTGGCATGTACCGCCGCTGGGATGGTTTGGAAGTGGAGATAAATTACTTACAGCCGCTAAGAAGTGTAAGCAGTCACCTACAAGAATTCGGTAGTCAACCTGACTTTGCCGTAATACCAGCATATGCGGCGCCAGAACAAGTTTACCAAACAGGCCTGTCGATTAGCGCGGAATCGGAACCAACCTGGAACATTGGGTACAACCTCACCTGGGACTTCCCTGTAGATTCCAAGTTTTCTTACCTTATTAGATTGCATTTTTGTAGTTGGCAAGAACCCGGAGAAGAGTTTCAAATTTACATAGACAAGCAAACAGTTGAAGAAAGAGCAGACATCTTCTTCTGGACCTGTGATCGAGGCCATGGGCATGGCCGTGGGATTCCTGTGTACAAAGATTACGTTGTGTCAATGGTTGGCCCTGAAAGCATGgggaagaaaacaaatctttcTATCGCACTGAAGGACAAGTACAACAAAGGAATATTATTGAATGGGCTCGAAATCTTCAAACTGAATGATTCAAATGGTAATCTCGGCGGACCGAACCATGTCCCAGCTCCATCCAAACCAGTGGAGTCGCAAAGCTCCCCAAATAATTCGTCAAAGAAGACGGTGTTTGAAATCGTTGCTGGTGAAGTTGCCGGCATACTTGTCCTGATCTTTATCCTCGGATTCTTGATTTTCCGACTACTATGGAAAGCCAAGTCCTCGGGCGCCAATTGCAGGACGACCAAGTCAACTATGACCTGCAGGTCAACTTTACCATCTGATTTATGTCTGTATCTGTCTCtgaaagagatcaaatccgccACCAAAAACTTCAACGATATGTGTATTATCGGAGTTGGAGGATTTGGAAACGTATACAAAGGATGCATCAGTGATGGCGAGACCACAACCGTTGCAATCAAACGGTTGAAACCCGAATCATCACAAGGCGCACACGAGTTCAAGACAGAAATCGAGCTGCTCTCCCAACTCCGCCACCGCCATTTGGTGTCTCTGATTGGATATTGTACGGATGAAGATGAGATGATCTTGGTATACGATTACATGGCACGTGGGACCCTCGCCAGCCATCTCTACCACACTAACAACCCACCTCTTTCCTGGGCGCAACGACTTCTGATTTGTATTGGTGCGGCTCGTGGTCTGCACTACCTTCACTGTGGAACCAAGGGCACTATCATCCACCGTGACGTGAAGAGCACCAACATCTTGTTGGATGAGAAATGGGTGGCAAAGGTTTCGGATTTCGGCTTGTCAAAAATGGGAATGACTACCGCATCCAAGACCCACATGAGTACGATGGTCAAAGGCAGTTTCGGGTATCTGGACCCGGAATATTTCCGACTTCAGCAGCTAACTGTGAAGTCAGATGTGTACTCATTCGGTGTTGTGTTGTTTGAGGTTTTGTGTGGGAGACCCGCTCTAATGCATACGGTGGAGACAAGGCAAATGAGCTTAGCTGAGTGGGCTAGGACTTGTCATGGAGACGGAGCACTTGACCAAATCATTGATCCAAATTTGAAGGGTGAGATTGAAGTCAAGTGCTTGAATGTGTTCGTGGATATTGCTATGAGTTGCATACATGATAAAGGAATTGAACGGCCGTCAATGAACGACGTTGTGAATACCCTTGAGTTTGTGTTGCAGCTTCATCAGAGTTGCCTTGAAAGGAATAGTCACAAATGA
- the LOC126610303 gene encoding receptor-like protein kinase FERONIA isoform X2, with amino-acid sequence MKNIPYLSSMFLHMILTVLVAGDDSPPAYPPGDVITIKCGSMIAIACGHTGPQILDDRSWTGDRHSIYSEERQAGNTSITREAPLSSSSSASQVPYTRARLSRFEFTYRFSFNTTGQKFIRLYFYPASYPDFNRSQALFSVKAGGFTLLHNFNASAIADVYGEETLYREFCLNIDDQEQSLNITFTPTRAASPDAYAFINGIEIVDMPSNLYYTESQSPSGVSYVGTRGKKFLRIENNTALEMVYRLNIGGDPISDTGLFFRLYRNWDGVAEEENYLDALSLRLSGRLQSPSVSLNFSIIREYTAPLEVYQTGRSGSRPEASARPYNLTWEFPVDSKFSYLVRMHFCEFQSDRGNRNGSGDFQIYIANQTAEERANIFLWSGGYGIPVYRDYVVSMVGPESMHGKTNLSIALNDLHSYATLNGLEVFKLNDSNGNLGGLNPSPPPSEPVEPQSPSTARVLGIAAGLVSGILVTISVLGFFIFMQRRKAKSSSANNGTTKLTKIQGPPVPLYLCPYFSLADIKAATENFNVTFIIGVGGFGTVYRGCIGDGVATSDVAIKRLKPNSSQGVHEFKTEIELLSQLRHRHLVSLIGYCTDEYEMILVYDYMPRGTLASHLYHTNKPALSWEQRLLICIGTARGLQYLHSEAKSTIIHRDVKSTNILLDEKWVAKVSDFGLSKMGMTTMSKTHISTAVKGSFGYLDPEYYRRRQLTEKSDVYSFGVVLWEVLCGRPSLMHTVETRRKNLAEWAKSCHGDGTLDQIIDRNLKGKIEPESLNKFIEIAMSCIHDKGIERPSMNEVVRGLELALQLHRKSIGSNADNEVTFLNDGGISTGQGFASNESV; translated from the exons ATGAAGAACATCCCTTACTTGTCATCCATGTTTCTACACATGATCCTCACGGTACTTGTGGCCGGAGACGACTCGCCGCCTGCCTACCCTCCTGGCGATGTGATCACCATTAAATGTGGGTCTATGATCGCCATTGCATGTGGGCATACCGGCCCCCAAATTCTTGACGATCGATCTTGGACTGGAGATAGGCACTCAATATATTCAGAAGAACGTCAAGCTGGTAACACATCCATCACCAGAGAAGCCCCTTTgtcgtcctcctcctccgccaGTCAAGTTCCTTACACCAGGGCACGTCTTTCTCGCTTTGAATTTACTTACAGATTTTCCTTTAATACCACAGGCCAAAAGTTCATCCGCTTGTATTTCTATCCAGCTTCGTATCCCGACTTCAACCGCTCCCAAGCGCTCTTTTCTGTCAAAGCCGGTGGCTTTACCCTTCTCCACAATTTCAATGCTTCGGCCATCGCAGATGTGTATGGGGAAGAGACGTTGTACAGAGAGTTCTGTTTGAACATTGACGATCAAGAGCAAAGCTTGAACATCACATTTACTCCAACCAGAGCGGCAAGCCCAGATGCATACGCATTTATCAACGGAATTGAGATTGTAGACATGCCAAGCAATCTCTACTACACCGAATCCCAGAGCCCCAGTGGGGTTTCTTATGTTGGTACTCGAGGAAAGAAGTTTCTTCGAATAGAAAACAACACTGCTCTAGAGATGGTCTACCGCTTGAACATCGGTGGAGACCCAATTTCGGACACTGGATTGTTCTTCAGATTGTACCGCAACTGGGATGGTGTGGCAGAGGAGGAAAATTATTTAGATGCATTAAGTTTACGTTTAAGCGGTCGACTACAAAGCCCTTCGGTTAGTCTCAACTTTTCCATAATACGAGAGTACACTGCACCAttggaagtttaccaaacagGCCGGTCAGGGAGCAGACCGGAAGCAAGTGCACGGCCGTACAACCTCACCTGGGAATTCCCTGTAGATTCCAAGTTTTCTTACCTGGTTAGGATGCATTTTTGTGAGTTCCAATCTGACAGAGGCAACCGGAACGGATCTGGAGACTTTCAAATTTACATAGCCAACCAAACAGCTGAAGAAAGAGCCAACATCTTCTTATGGAGTGGTGGATATGGGATTCCAGTGTACAGAGACTACGTTGTGTCAATGGTTGGCCCTGAAAGCATGCATGGCAAAACAAATCTTTCTATCGCACTAAATGACTTACACAGTTATGCAACCTTAAATGGGCTTGAAGTCTTTAAACTGAATGACTCAAATGGCAATCTCGGCGGACTGAACCCCTCCCCACCTCCATCAGAACCAGTGGAGCCACAAAGCCCCTCAACTGCTCGTGTGCTAGGCATCGCTGCCGGTCTAGTTTCCGGCATACTTGTCACGATCTCTGTCCTCGGattcttcattttcatgcaacGACGGAAAGCCAAGTCCTCGAGCGCCAATAACGGGACGACCAAATTAACAAAGATCCAGGGGCCCCCTGTACCGCTTTATTTGTGTCCATACTTTTCACTTGCAGATATAAAAGCAGCCACTGAAAACTTCAATGTCACGTTCATTATAGGAGTGGGAGGCTTTGGAACCGTGTACAGAGGATGCATCGGTGACGGTGTGGCGACCTCCGATGTCGCCATCAAACGCCTGAAACCTAACTCATCACAGGGAGTCCACGAGTTCAAGACAGAAATCGAGCTGCTCTCCCAACTCCGCCACCGCCATCTGGTGTCTCTGATCGGATATTGTACGGATGAATACGAGATGATCTTGGTATACGATTACATGCCACGTGGGACCCTCGCCAGCCATCTCTACCACACTAACAAGCCAGCTCTTTCCTGGGAGCAGCGGCTTCTGATCTGTATTGGCACGGCTCGTGGGTTGCAGTACCTTCACAGTGAGGCCAAGAGCACCATCATCCACCGTGACGTAAAGAGCACCAACATCTTGTTGGATGAGAAATGGGTGGCCAAGGTTTCGGATTTTGGATTGTCGAAAATGGGCATGACAACCATGTCCAAGACCCACATCAGCACGGCCGTGAAAGGCAGTTTCGGATATTTGGACCCTGAATACTACAGACGACGGCAGCTGACTGAGAAGTCCGATGTGTACTCATTCGGTGTTGTGTTGTGGGAGGTATTGTGTGGGAGGCCCTCTCTGATGCATACGGTGGAGACGAGGCGCAAGAACTTAGCTGAGTGGGCAAAGAGTTGTCATGGAGATGGGACGCTTGATCAAATCATTGACCGCAATTTGAAGGGTAAGATTGAACCCGAGAGCTTAAATAAGTTCATTGAGATTGCTATGAGTTGCATTCATGATAAAGGAATCGAACGACCCTCGATGAATGAGGTTGTGAGGGGGCTTGAGCTTGCATTGCAGCTTCATCGAAAGAGCATTGGAAGTAATGCTGACAATGAGGTTAC CTTCTTAAATGACGGTGGCATTAGTACTGGGCAAGGTTTTGCTAGCAATGAATCCGTCTAA